The Ranitomeya imitator isolate aRanImi1 chromosome 8, aRanImi1.pri, whole genome shotgun sequence genome window below encodes:
- the LOC138647135 gene encoding uncharacterized protein: protein MERPMESIYLNMELELALAIAYAIACHEQRKRDKLRRRSRRRFWLHPIVEVRESRGAYHCLFGELNENQEKYFEYTRMSQNSFRYLLRLVEGTISRQDTQLRKSISPEERLLVTLRFLATGETLRSLHFQFRIGVSTLSGIIADTCRALWDNLREEFLPIPTELWQANAQKFEQVCSFPNCIGAVDGKHIRITKPSRSGSLFFNYKKYFSTVLMAIAGADCRFLAVDIGAFGRANDSRTFKESDMGRRLYDNNFNFPQPRPLPNTEGPALPFVVVGDEAFQMSGNLLKPYSSRGLDRTKSIFNYRLSMARRTVECAFGILVSKWRILGSAINLKIETVDEVVKACVVLHNFIIDKERVNVELDEPIPNPLPDYQAHPLRTTVEIAHMRDQFAAFFVSDVGRVSWQDQMV from the exons atggagcgtcccatggagagtatctacctcaatatggagctggaattagcccttgctattgcttatgctattgcctgtcatgaacagaggaaaagagacaaactacggagaaggagtcgtcggcgtttttggctacaccctatagtggaagtccgagagagtcgtggagcctaccattgtctgtttggcgaattaaatgagaaccaggagaaatactttgaatacaccaggatgtcacaaaacagcttccgatatctgctgcgtctggtggaaggaaccatttccaggcaggacacgcagctccgtaaatcgatttctcccgaggaacgtctgctggtgactctacg tttccttgctaccggagagaccttgagatcactgcatttccagtttaggattggagtctccacactgtctggtattattgccgacacatgccgcgcattgtgggacaacctccgggaggaatttttacccatccctacagaattatggcaggccaacgcccaaaaattcgaacaagtgtgttctttccctaactgtattggagccgtggatgggaagcacattaggattaccaagccttcaagaagtggatctctgttttttaattataaaaaatacttttccacagtgctcatggcaattgcaggtgcggactgcaggtttctcgctgtggacattggagcgtttggccgtgcaaatgattcacggacatttaaggagtctgatatgggccgaagattgtacgataacaattttaatttcccccagccacgacctcttcccaacaccgaaggcccggccctgccatttgttgtggttggggatgaggcttttcaaatgagtggcaacctacttaaaccgtactccagtcgggggttggaccgcaccaaaagtatttttaattatagactgtccatggccagaagaactgtggagtgcgcctttggaatccttgtctccaaatggcgtatcttaggatccgctataaatttgaaaattgagacagtggatgaggtggtgaaggcgtgtgtggttctccacaattttattattgataaagagagagtcaatgtggaactcgatgaacccataccaaatccattgcctgattatcaagctcatcctctgcggacaactgtggagattgctcatatgagggaccaatttgctgcattctttgtttccgatgttggccgtgtttcatggcaagatcaaatggtttaa